From Miscanthus floridulus cultivar M001 chromosome 15, ASM1932011v1, whole genome shotgun sequence, the proteins below share one genomic window:
- the LOC136509245 gene encoding putative cyclin-dependent kinase F-2, with translation MEHYERLGKIGEGTSGVVYKARDRRTGETVAIKRLRAGGGIGDAFDETFRREVRCLEACRGHPCLVELLAAHRDPAGGGTGAFLVMEHAGRSLSEVMRQDYLAERRPFPEAEARRVMRRLLEGVSAIHARGLLHRDLKPDNVLLDGRGGVKICDFGLSRAADNGTGGAPYTPGVATLWYRAPELILGSGDYDAGVDTWALGCIMAELLAGGAPLFPGRSEMDQLNRVFDTLGMQDMPSWPGFARLPRAGSPLCRRGRPPSRLRELFPALSAAGFDVLAGLLACRPDRRLTAADALQCPWFADAAAAPPEALPDQPRASCCAAGFAAGVAGVAEAILA, from the coding sequence ATGGAGCACTACGAGCGGCTTGGCAAGATCGGAGAAGGCACGTCGGGGGTCGTCTACAAGGCCCGCGACCGCCGCACCGGCGAGACCGTCGCCATCAAGcgcctccgcgccggcggcggcATCGGCGACGCGTTCGACGAGACGTTCCGCCGCGAGGTGCGCTGCCTCGAGGCGTGCCGCGGCCACCCCTGCCTCGTCGAGCTCCTTGCCGCGCACCGCGACCCCGCGGGCGGCGGCACGGGCGCGTTCCTCGTGATGGAGCACGCCGGGCGGAGCCTGTCAGAGGTCATGCGGCAGGACTACCTCGCCGAGCGGCGGCCGTTCCCGGAGGCCGAGGCGCGCCGCGTGATGCGGCGGCTCTTGGAGGGCGTGTCGGCGATACACGCGCGCGGCCTTCTGCACCGGGACCTCAAGCCCGACAACGTCCTCCTCGACGGCCGCGGCGGCGTCAAGATTTGCGACTTCGGGCTGTCGCGCGCAGCGGACAACGGTACCGGCGGCGCGCCGTACACGCCGGGGGTGGCGACGCTGTGGTACCGCGCGCCGGAGCTGATCCTGGGGTCCGGGGACTACGACGCGGGCGTCGACACGTGGGCGCTCGGCTGCATCATGGCCGAGCTCCTCGCCGGCGGCGCGCCGCTGTTCCCCGGGAGGTCGGAGATGGACCAACTCAACAGGGTGTTCGACACGCTGGGGATGCAGGACATGCCGTCCTGGCCGGGCTTCGCGCGCCTGCCGCGCGCCGGGTCGCCGCTCTGCCGGCGCGGCAGGCCTCCCAGCAGGCTCCGGGAGCTCTTCCCGGCGCTGTCGGCTGCCGGGTTCGACGTCTTGGCCGGGCTGCTGGCGTGCAGGCCGGACAGGCGCCTCACCGCCGCGGACGCGCTCCAGTGCCCGTGGTTCGCGGATGCCGCCGCGGCGCCACCTGAGGCCTTGCCTGATCAGCCGCGCGCTTCGTGCTGCGCCGCCGGCTTCGCTGCCGGTGTCGCTGGTGTTGCCGAGGCAATCCTAGCGTAG